The genomic window ACGCCCGAGACGATCTATGATCTTGCAAGCCTGACAAAGGTTCTGGTAACGGGATTCCTGACGGCGACCGCGATCGAGAAGCGTTTGCTTTCGCTTGATGATCGAATCGCGAATTTTGTGGATGCCTTTGCGTCTGCCGAAAAGAATGCGCTCACGATCCGCAACCTCGCCGCCCACACATCAGGCATGCCGGCATGGCGTCCTCTGTATCTGCTGTGCAGCAGTAATGAGCCGGCCGCTGTCATCGACCTCATCGGCAAACTTCCATTGGAAAGCACGCCCGGTTCGGCCGTTGTTTACAGCGATCTAAATTTCATAACGCTTGCTGCCGTGCTTGAGAAGGTCTTCTCGCAAAGCCTTGCCGAGATCGCAGCGGAGCACATCTTTCGCCCGCTTGGGCTTACGCGAACGGCATTTCGGCCGGCGGACAAGTTCGAGCGCCGTCTGATCGCCGCGAGTGAGACTGGAAATGCATTTGAACGTCAAACCTGTATCGAGCAGGGCTACATCACGGAAACTGCGATGTCGCCGCATCTGCGGACCGGACAGATATGGGGTGAAGTGCATGACGGTAATGCCTGCTTCCTCGGCGGAATAGCCGGGCATGCGGGCCTTTTCTCAACTGCCGCCGATGTGTTCAAGATCGCTTTGCAGTTCCTTGCCGCATCAGCAACGCTGCTTTCTGAAGAAACATGCCGCCTTTTCACCGCAAATTTAACGCCGCATCTGGACGAGCACCGCTCGCTTGCGTTTCAGTTGGCATCAACGCCGGACTCGACCGCGGGTACGAAGCTGTCGCTGCAAAGCTTTGGCCATCTTGGTTTTACGGGAACAAGCCTTTGGCTCGACCCTTCGAAGCAGCGAATTTTTATTCTGCTGACCAATCGTACGCATCATCACGGCCTCCCTCTGGTCAATATAAACTCCGTACGCCGCCGGTTTCACACTCTTGCTTCGGAATTCGCCGACAAGGGCGCGGCAAATCTTTAGCAACTATTCACGAGCGCATATAATCATAACGAAGCTGTCCTCAAGAGGCTCTTTTGAGGATGCTTATGGTTATGAGAAAGTATGCGGTTATCTTGGCCTTGGCGGCGGCTCTGAATATAACGGCCGCAGCACAGACGAACACATCGACACGCCCGCGTGTAGCGGCGACGCCGACACCTCCTGTCCTGCAAAGCGACAGCAATGTACCGACTCGCAAGGACGGCCCGCCCGTACTTCAAGGCAGTACACCGCGAGCAGGTACGACGCCGACGCCGGACGGAAAGGTTGATGACGAGAATGAGATAATCAAGGTTGATACCGAACTGGTAACAATGCCCGTATCGGTTCTCGATCGCGACGGGCGGTTCATCTCCGGCCTTCAGCAGAAGGACTTTCAGATCTTCGAAAATGGTGTTCAACAGCAGATAGAATATTTTCAATCCGTAGAGCAGCCGTTCACTGTGATCCTTCTGATTGACGTAAGCCCTTCAACACAGTATCGCATCGATGAGATCCAAAGCGCCGCCGTCGCTTTCGTCGATCAGCTGAGGCCCAGCGACCGTGTGATGGTCATCTCTTTCGACGAGCGAGTTCATGTTCTCAGCCCGGCGACCAGCAACCGTATGCAGCTTCGTAACGCTATTTATATGGCTGAGTTCGGTAACGGCACCAGCCTTTATGAAGCTGTTGATTACGCGCTCGAACAGGAAATGCGTTACATAAAGGGGCGCAAGGCTGTCGTACTATTTACCGACGGCGTCGATACAACATCGCGACGTGCTTCATATCAAAGCACCGAAGCAAAGACCGAAGAGACCGATTCGCTCTTCTATGCCGTTCGCTATGACACTTCGCACGATCTCAACGGCGGAATGACAGGCAGCCGCTATCCAAACCCGAATCGCCGTCCTTCGGGCCGAGTTACTATGGGCGACATACTCGGCGCGATTCTGATGGGCGGGAACGTAAATATCGGATCCGGCGGCGCACCCGGCGGCGGAAGCGCACAGGAATACGCGACGGGAAAAAAATATCTGGAAACGATATCGAGGAACAGCGGCGGCCGTTATTTCGAAGCTGACAGTATGATGAATATCCGTGCGGCATTCACCGGCATTGCTGAGGAATTGCGCAGGCAGTATTCGCTCGGCTACTATCCGGCAACGCAGGGCACGGCCGGCGAAAGGCGTCAGATACGCGTCCGCGTTATGCGTCCCGGCGTTGTTGTGCGGGCAAAGAACAGCTACATCGTCGGCCGCGGCAGCGGTAACAAACTTGCCGGTATCTGAGGCGGCTCAAATTATCGTGCCGTCAGGGATCACCGCATTCTTGGGAATGATGATAATACTGTCGCGAATATAGAACGCTCCGTCGGGCGAATCGTACTGCTGGACGCTGTCGGCATTTATGAGCTGAACGTTCTTTCCGATACGAACGTTCTTATCGACGATCGCGTTTCTTATCACGCTGTTTTGATCAATGCCCAAATGCGGAACATTGCGGCCGATATTGGCTTCAAGATCGTCTAAACCTTCAAAGAAATCTGATCCCATGATTATTGAGTTCTCGATCTGTGCGCCCGTACCGATGCGGCTGCGCAATCCGATGATCGAGTTCTTTGCTGTAATGCCATTCAGGATGCAGCCTTCGCTGATCATCGTATCGTCGATCGTACAGTCATGCACTTTTGACGGCGGCAAATTGCGGCTGCGCGTGTAGATCGGCGAGCTCGCATCAAAGAAGTTGAATTTTGGCAGCGGACGTGCCAGATCAAGATTTGCTTCATAGAAAGAGCGTATCGTACCGATATCTTCCCAGTAGTCCTTGAAGAGATGGGCCTGGACGTTATACTTAGTGATCGCCGAGGGAATTATCTCCTTGCCAAAGTCCACTCGCGCGTCGTCCTCGCCGAGCAGCTCAACGAGTTTGTCGTACTTAAAAACATAAATACCCATTGACGCGAGAAAAGGCCTCTCTAATGCTTCATTCGGTGATAATCCGAACGCCGTGGTATCGACACGCATTTCTTCGAGGGCATCGCCCTTCGGCTTTTCCTTGAACTCGATGATCGCCCCGTCGGCATCCGTCTTCAGCAGGCCGTATTCACCTGCCTCCTCCTGACGGCATGGGATCACCGACACCGTCAGATCGGCACCCGACCAAAAGTGGCGGTCGAGAAAATCGCGATAGTCCATACGATAAAGATGGTCGCCCGACAAGATCAGTACTGTGTCTATTCGCCAATCACGCAAGTGAGGCATCATTTGCCTGACCGCGTCGGCCGTTCCTTGGAACCATTCGGTGTTGTCCTTTGTCTGCTCGGCGGCAAGAACTTCGACAAAGCCCGATGAGAAAGCCGAAAAGCGATAAGTCGTCGAGATGTGCCTATTCAGCGATGCTGAGTTGTATTGCGTAAGGACAAAGATGTGCATTATCTCGCTGTTGATGCAGTTCGAGACAGGCACGTCGATAAGCCGATACTTTCCGCCGAGCGGCACTGCGGGCTTAGAACGCTCACGCGTTAACGGATAAAGCCTTGTGCCGGCACCGCCGCCTAGAATTACCGCAACAACATTTTCGTAATGTCCCATAATAGTGAATAGTGAATAGAGCCTTTGAAATAGTCAAGAAGCTGTCAACACGTGAGAGCCTGTCCCTAATGTTGTATAGTTACCGCATGGCGCTTGCCTGTATGGCAGCGTCATCGCACAGATGCTTTTGCTATAGCCCTTGTCTAAGCGGTCAGCGTATCTGTTCACGTCCATAATGTGGTATTGGGTCAAGATCCTCTTTTTTATTTTTCTCGGAGCCATCGTGCTATGGCTCGGTTATGAGATAGTAACATTTCCAAGTATCTCAAAACTTAAAAATGAGAACCCGACCACGACCTCACTCATCGAGTATAGGCTTTCGCAGGCCCGGGCAGACGGGATCGAGCCAAAGAAGTTCATGATCTGGATGCCGATCGAGCAAATAAACCCTAATCTGCAAAGAGCAGTGCTTGCGGGTGAAGATGCACGCTTTTTTCAGCACCACGGTTTTGACTGGGATGCTATACAAAAGGCTTGGGATGAAGCCGTTGAGGAAGGCAAGAAAGAGGATAAAGATGACTGCATAGCGGCAGCGAAAGCAGCGAACACAAGTCCACAGGACTGCGGCAAGGACCAAAACGACTGGATACCGCCGCTTCCTAGCTTTAAGCGTGGCGCTTCGACGATCACGCAGCAGCTTGCCAAGAACCTCTTTCTTTCCGAGGACCGTAATTTTTTGCGTAAAGGCCGTGAAGCCGTTTACACCTATTTCCTGGAACGCGAACTCTCAAAGAAACGCATACTCGAGATCTATCTGAATGTCATCGAATGGGGCGACGGTGTTTACGGTGCCGAGGCCGCCGCACGCACGTACTTCAAAAAGAGTGCGAGCGACCTGACAAAAGACGAAGCCGCATTCCTTGCGGCGATGATCCCAAGCCCGCTGAATGTTTTCAACCCTGCAAAGAACCGCAAGCGGGTCATCCGGCGTCAGAAGGTACTCATGCGCGGAATGAACTCGATCAAGCTCGAATACTGACATCCGCTTATTGTGATCTCAGATCCAAGGCCCGACAGATCCGTAAAAGGAAAAAGAGCGGCCTCGTGACGACGCCGCTCTTCTCCGTCTGATGTGCAGTGCGGTTACTTCTTCTTTGCGGGTGCCTTCTTCGCTGCAGGTTTCTTTGCAGCGGCCTTCTTTGGAGCAGCCTTTGCGGTTGTTGCCTTCTTTGCTGCCGGTTTTGCTGCGGTTGCTTTCTTAGCAGCCGGTTTTGCTGCCGTTGCCTTCTTAGCTGCCGGTTTCGCAGCAGCCTTCTTCGCAGCCGGTTTTGCTGCAGTAACTTTCTTGGCTGCAGCTTTCTTCGGAGCCGCTTTTGCTGCTGCCTTCGGTGCTGCTTTTTTAGCAACGGCCTTCGTGGCAGTTTTCGGTGCGGCGCTCTTTGCTGCCGGTTTCGCGGCAGCCGCTTTCTTGGTCGCAGGTTTCTTCGCGGCCGGTTTTGTTGCTTTCTTAGTTGCCATATGTTTCTCCTTTTTCTTGAAAGTCAGTTCCGCGTAAAATGCGCACATTCAGAACGTAAAACATCATACAATATTTTGCGTTCATTCCAAGCATTGAATGCAACATAAAGTATATGTTTTGAAAATTTTTTTTGAGCGTATCCGCACTTGAGATCAGCGCGAATATCATCGATCGTGTGCGAAGATCCTTATACAGGAACGGCAATGCTCATCCGTGCGCGGCTGAACGGCCGTCGTGCAGCGTCGGAGCATCCGCATGCGGCACGAAACATTTGCGGCAGCGCGCCTCATACTTATCGCTTGCACCGACCTCGACACGAGCCTCGGATTCGACCGTGCGCTGCGAATAGTTCGCGGTGCCGCCGCACACAACACATATCGCGTGTGTCTTTGTAATGAACTCGGCTATCGATAGCAGCTGCGGCATCGGCTCGAACGGTTTGCCCGTATAGTCTTGATCGAGTCCGGCGATGATCACGCGTTTGCCGTCTTCGGCAAGGCGATTTACGGCGTCGATGATATTCATATCAAAGAATTGTCCTTCGTCAATGCCGACGACCTGAGTGTCGTCTTCGATCTGCGCCATCATCTCTGCTGTGCTCGCGACCGGCGACGAGTCGTGCTTGTGGCCCGAGTGCGACGCGATCTCTTCAACAGAATATCGAGCGTCGATCTGCGGTTTGAAGACCTGCACTTTTTGCCGCGCGATCCGCGCGCGGTTGAGCCGCCGTATGAGTTCCTCTGATTTACCAGAGAACATCGACCCGGCGATCACCTCTATCCAACCCGTTCCGTTCTGACGCACTTTGCGGCGTTCCTCGGTATTGTCGAACGCAAATTCCTCGACCATAGTTTGACCCGTCGTTCTCCTGAAGTACAAGAGGTTATCACGCCCCGCTCCACTTGTCATTTGTTTCCGCGCTATTCAGACAGCGCGGCGCAAAGCGCTTCGAAAACATCGCTAACATCCACGTCAGCTAGCCGTCGCCCCTTTACGCTGTAAAGGTGATTGGAAAGCGGTACATAGATCAGCTCTGCATTCTGATCCACGACCAGCACGACCTTAATGCCGGTTTGAGCGGCAAGGTGCGTTGTACCGGTATCATTTCCGACCATCGCCGCGAGTAATCTCATCGCGGGAACGAGCTCACGCTGCCCCAGGTTGTACAGCTTTAACGTGGATGCAGGGAAATAATTTTCGGCTCGATCGACCGCATCAGATTCCTCCGGTCCTAAAAACAGAGCAGGCACAATGCCGGCCTTTGATATGCGCTTCGCAAGTTCCCCGTACTTTTCCAAGGACCAGCGTCGCGAAGGGTGTCCCGCTCCGGGAAATACGCCAACGGCGCCATCCAGGCTTGGAAAGCGCTTCCGCATGGCTTCAACATCTTCAACTTTCGGACGGAAAATGAACGGTTCGCGCGGCACATTGCCCACGAGGCACTCGGCAAGATCGAAGCATCGATCGGCGATATGCCGTTCCGGATCGAATGGCGGCGCGGCAGGCTTGAAATTTGAAAGACTGTCTATCGAGCGCGTATTCCGTGCGGCATAAAGCCGCTTTGGAATGCCCGCGAGGAATCCGAGCAAGTTGGTTTCACTACGACTGAAGAAATCGATCACCAGGTCGAACCTTTCGCGGCGCAAAGCATGCAGCAGCCTTAGCGTTTCAACCGCTCCGCGAAAATATTTTCGCTGCTTGAATAATTTTCGATCGAACGCGATGTA from Chloracidobacterium sp. includes these protein-coding regions:
- a CDS encoding thymidine kinase, coding for MVEEFAFDNTEERRKVRQNGTGWIEVIAGSMFSGKSEELIRRLNRARIARQKVQVFKPQIDARYSVEEIASHSGHKHDSSPVASTAEMMAQIEDDTQVVGIDEGQFFDMNIIDAVNRLAEDGKRVIIAGLDQDYTGKPFEPMPQLLSIAEFITKTHAICVVCGGTANYSQRTVESEARVEVGASDKYEARCRKCFVPHADAPTLHDGRSAAHG
- a CDS encoding serine hydrolase, with the protein product MNAPTEITEFLTTRIDAGDFPSAVFLVGEHGSIRFHDAIGNAVVEPEIISATPETIYDLASLTKVLVTGFLTATAIEKRLLSLDDRIANFVDAFASAEKNALTIRNLAAHTSGMPAWRPLYLLCSSNEPAAVIDLIGKLPLESTPGSAVVYSDLNFITLAAVLEKVFSQSLAEIAAEHIFRPLGLTRTAFRPADKFERRLIAASETGNAFERQTCIEQGYITETAMSPHLRTGQIWGEVHDGNACFLGGIAGHAGLFSTAADVFKIALQFLAASATLLSEETCRLFTANLTPHLDEHRSLAFQLASTPDSTAGTKLSLQSFGHLGFTGTSLWLDPSKQRIFILLTNRTHHHGLPLVNINSVRRRFHTLASEFADKGAANL
- a CDS encoding glycosyltransferase family 9 protein, translated to MRAIRQCPDSASVTLLLGTSSLDVAEMADAADHYIAFDRKLFKQRKYFRGAVETLRLLHALRRERFDLVIDFFSRSETNLLGFLAGIPKRLYAARNTRSIDSLSNFKPAAPPFDPERHIADRCFDLAECLVGNVPREPFIFRPKVEDVEAMRKRFPSLDGAVGVFPGAGHPSRRWSLEKYGELAKRISKAGIVPALFLGPEESDAVDRAENYFPASTLKLYNLGQRELVPAMRLLAAMVGNDTGTTHLAAQTGIKVVLVVDQNAELIYVPLSNHLYSVKGRRLADVDVSDVFEALCAALSE
- a CDS encoding VWA domain-containing protein; translation: MRKYAVILALAAALNITAAAQTNTSTRPRVAATPTPPVLQSDSNVPTRKDGPPVLQGSTPRAGTTPTPDGKVDDENEIIKVDTELVTMPVSVLDRDGRFISGLQQKDFQIFENGVQQQIEYFQSVEQPFTVILLIDVSPSTQYRIDEIQSAAVAFVDQLRPSDRVMVISFDERVHVLSPATSNRMQLRNAIYMAEFGNGTSLYEAVDYALEQEMRYIKGRKAVVLFTDGVDTTSRRASYQSTEAKTEETDSLFYAVRYDTSHDLNGGMTGSRYPNPNRRPSGRVTMGDILGAILMGGNVNIGSGGAPGGGSAQEYATGKKYLETISRNSGGRYFEADSMMNIRAAFTGIAEELRRQYSLGYYPATQGTAGERRQIRVRVMRPGVVVRAKNSYIVGRGSGNKLAGI
- a CDS encoding glucose-1-phosphate adenylyltransferase, which produces MGHYENVVAVILGGGAGTRLYPLTRERSKPAVPLGGKYRLIDVPVSNCINSEIMHIFVLTQYNSASLNRHISTTYRFSAFSSGFVEVLAAEQTKDNTEWFQGTADAVRQMMPHLRDWRIDTVLILSGDHLYRMDYRDFLDRHFWSGADLTVSVIPCRQEEAGEYGLLKTDADGAIIEFKEKPKGDALEEMRVDTTAFGLSPNEALERPFLASMGIYVFKYDKLVELLGEDDARVDFGKEIIPSAITKYNVQAHLFKDYWEDIGTIRSFYEANLDLARPLPKFNFFDASSPIYTRSRNLPPSKVHDCTIDDTMISEGCILNGITAKNSIIGLRSRIGTGAQIENSIIMGSDFFEGLDDLEANIGRNVPHLGIDQNSVIRNAIVDKNVRIGKNVQLINADSVQQYDSPDGAFYIRDSIIIIPKNAVIPDGTII